From Daucus carota subsp. sativus chromosome 6, DH1 v3.0, whole genome shotgun sequence:
ttaattttttttagaagatTGATAATATGATTTGTGGACATAGTTTTCGTGCTAATAAGTTTAGGCTTTATGGTAAGAGTAGTGCTACGTATCCCAAATTCTGTTCCCAATTTTTTTCCTGACAGACAAATCGCTAATTTTAATGGGGTGATTGATGTGCATATAGGGGGTCCATTATTATAAGTGTGAGTTGAACTAATCATACGTTGTCAACTAAATtcggaaaaaaaaatttgggaaCACTTTCTGGTACCTAGCATTTTCCTTGTGGTAATTTGCATTAGTGGAACCGTAATTTTTTAGGCCAATGGCAGGATCTTGATTATTTGCTTATATCTACTGCGAGAAATATGCATGTGTGACTTGATGATCAAAGTAAGATAGTTGATTGATTTTTGGTTTCAGTTGGGAGAGAGATAGTGGATGTCTGCCTTGATCGTGTGAGGAAGCTTGCAGACAATTGCACCGGATTGCAAGGATTCTTGGTTTTTCATGCTGTTGGAGGGGGAACCGGCTCAGGCCTTGGCTCTCTGCTTCTTGAGAGGCTTTCGGTTGACTATGGAAAGAAATCAAAACTCGGCTTCACCGTCTATCCATCCCCTCAAGTTTCGACTTCTGTTGTTGAGCCTTACAATAGTGTGCTTTCCACTCATTCCCTTCTTGAGCATACTGATGTTGCAGTGCTTCTTGACAATGAAGCCATTTATGACATTTGTCGCAGATCCTTGGGTATTGAAAGACCGACTTACACCAATCTCAATAGGCTTGTGTCACAGGTACGTACTCAAGATCAATTAGAGAACGGAAGTATTTTCACCTTGTGCTATGTCCAACTTATATGATGTGATCTTTTGCAGGTGATTTCGTCCTTGACAGCTTCTCTTCGGTTTGATGGTGCACTTAATGTGGATATTACTGAATTCCAAACCAACTTAGTCCCTTACCCACGAATTCATTTCATGCTATCTTCTTATGCCCCAGTGATCTCTGCAGAAAAAGCATACCATGAGCAGCTTTCAGTACCAGAAATCACAAATAGTGCATTTGAGCCCGCCTCGATGATGGCTAAATGTGACCCTAGACATGGCAAGTACATGGCATGCTGTTTGATGTATCGGGGGGACGTGGTGCCAAAGGATGTGAATGCAGCAGTGGCCACTATCAAAACAAAGAGAACCATTCAGTTTGTGGACTGGTGTCCAACTGGATTCAAGTGTGGAATAAATTATCAAGCGCCAACAGTTGTTCCCGGTGGGGACTTGGCTAAGGTCCAGAGGGCTGTTTGTATGATATCAAACTCCACAAGTGTTGCAGAAGTATTTTCAAGGATTGATCATAAGTTTGATCTAATGTACGCCAAACGTGCCTTTGTGCATTGGTACGTAGGGGAGGGGATGGAAGAAGGCGAGTTCTCAGAGGCTCGCGAGGACTTAGCTGCACTGGAGAAAGATTATGAGGAAGTTGGTGCTGAGGCAGTTGAAGGTGAAGAGGAAGAAGGGGAAGAGTATTAATGTCTCTGACTCTCTGTTAAGTTTTCTTTTCCATTTGAATCTCCTGCTAaaacaatttaattttgaatattttattatatttgtagtTTGTGCAGCTTGGTTTACAATCAATATAGGCTTATTCATCAGTGCCTAGATTCACAAGAAAAATGACACCTGAGAAACATGAGAAACTTAATCGATTTAGAGGAATAAGTTACCATGAATGTTTTTTACTCTAAATTATATACCAATGTTTCATTGGATTCTGCGGATGTTGATACAACAACAAATACACACCATGTATAACTGGTGTCTCAAAACCGAACACCATTTTCATACCGTGAACATTTTATTATAGCGGACACGGACATTGGACGTACCTACTTCTCTAGTAACAAGAGGTTGAAGGTGCAACTTCGTATTAATTCTACACTTTagaaatgtaattttttatctTTCGTCCAAAAACTCTTCTACACTCGAAAATAGCTAAATGGCTGCAAAAATCAAACATGTTTTGGTAGTATCAGAGCATTTGAGATTACTTGCTGCTAAATTATAGTAAATTTTAaggaataaaagaaaatatttgtgCTCCCGTAAtgttattccttttttttttgacgaaaatgCGGAAGTTTTATTAACTCCTTAAATCAACCACAATACAATCATGCATCTTAATAGGAATAAAATTCCTATCAAAACTACGATCAGGATGACTATATGAAGCCCTAGCAAGCTCATGGGCAGCCATATTTGCAGATCGTTTAATAAAATGCAATTGAACATTGTTTAACTGGCGAATGTGTCTACGACATTCTTCAATGATCTCCCCAAAGTGAGAGCGCAGAGGCGTCTTGCTCCTTACTGCTTGCACTACAACAAGGCAATCAGACTTTATGCTAATGTCCGACCATGCCAAATTCATGATCCAACTCAGTGCCTCCTTGATCGCTACTGCCTCGGCATTCCTTTAAAACAAGGGAATACGAAATACTATTggaattcaaaaaatattggagttgctcttatgaATTAGAatcttaataataaatttgtaagtcACTTCTCCTTTAATCCTGTTGGAATTATAAACCCGAAACTGGTGGTCGACTAATAAAACCAGGCATGCAAATTAAACAGTCCCTTGCGACACCAAATTGGGTGGGAAATATGAGCTAAAACAGCTGTGCCCATATGAATGTGGCACAAGCAATGGAAATTGTCGTGTATTATTATAGATCTGATCACTTTCACTGTATATAATACTATTTTCATCTTTGTTTTCTTCCTTAATATATGGGCTCAATTTCATTATAACTGTCACTAATGTTGTCATGGTACTTACTATTTACAGGGAACGCGCGATTTTAAATATAGGTGTTGTCCATATCAAAGGACCTGGTTGCGTCAGTCCGGGACCGATCTAGTTCACCGGTATGCAAATGCCTGAAAACTCAATTATTATTCATGTCATGCCCAGTCTGCGGACTACAGATTTAGCAAGATGAACTCGTTTcgtaatatacattttataacCGACCATTAAATGATTGAATACGGTTTCATAATACATATGAGGCGTTTTATTTATGACCAATGAGTCTGGTTAACGGAAATAAACACCTCAAGTCCATGTGTTGGTGTCatatgaaatgcctcttaattGGGATATCCATTGCCATACCCCTCAATCGGGTtccgattcacatttccgcctaTCATATCCAGACGCCCTCATAGATGTGAACACAAAATGCACAAAAGAAATACCAGGTTGATCGCTGGTTTGCAAGTAGGCTATACCAGCTTGTATTAGAACGAAACAGCAACCGGGCTCCTCTTCTGAGTCCCAATCAACTAAaccagtttgtattagagaacgAAACAGCAACCGGCCTCTCTTGATGTCAGAACGAGAAGGACATGAACAAAATGCTAAAACCAACCACAAGTATCACTTTCACCTAATCACCTTTACTGTTTCAGTTATCAGTGTGCCCAGGTTTAGTCGTATTCATGTGATCTACCACTACTTTTCTTAAACGTACAATCAACTTTCTTCCACTATTTGCAGAGACAGCTCGGAGACTGGCGGATCAATCCACAAACATTTAAGATTCCGTATCACAAAACCTTTCACATTTGATATTTCATTCGAATGCAGAGGCCGTTAAGAGAAACACGATCACTACATTTCCGATTTGTATATCAGATCTGGCATAATTTTGTACACAACTATCGGAACATAATCCAACATTAAAATGTGTTCTATCTGAATTCTCAATGCCAcagtatataattatctattaaTATGATTCTGGTAAGCCCTCTGTTTCAGGAGGATCGGTCACTTAACGTTATCAGGTAACACAAACAATATTATCAACCATTAGGGTGGGAGGAAGAGGCAACCCTTGAACCTTCTGGTCGAAAATCTAGGT
This genomic window contains:
- the LOC108226449 gene encoding tubulin alpha chain → MRECLSIHIGQAGIQVGNACWELYCLEHGIEADGQMASDQSVGKENDAFNTFFSETGSGKHVPRAVFVDLEPTVIDEVRTGAYRQLFHPEQLISGKEDAANNFARGHYTIGREIVDVCLDRVRKLADNCTGLQGFLVFHAVGGGTGSGLGSLLLERLSVDYGKKSKLGFTVYPSPQVSTSVVEPYNSVLSTHSLLEHTDVAVLLDNEAIYDICRRSLGIERPTYTNLNRLVSQVISSLTASLRFDGALNVDITEFQTNLVPYPRIHFMLSSYAPVISAEKAYHEQLSVPEITNSAFEPASMMAKCDPRHGKYMACCLMYRGDVVPKDVNAAVATIKTKRTIQFVDWCPTGFKCGINYQAPTVVPGGDLAKVQRAVCMISNSTSVAEVFSRIDHKFDLMYAKRAFVHWYVGEGMEEGEFSEAREDLAALEKDYEEVGAEAVEGEEEEGEEY